In one Brienomyrus brachyistius isolate T26 chromosome 12, BBRACH_0.4, whole genome shotgun sequence genomic region, the following are encoded:
- the LOC125705268 gene encoding uncharacterized protein LOC125705268 yields the protein MAEERKAETSEGRRRRGEEGRDVRRMAEARRGRQRRQEDGGGEEGRDVRGKAEARRGRQRRQEDGGGEERKAETSGGWRRRGRQRRQEDGGGEEGRDVRGKVEEGLN from the exons ATGGCGGAGGAGAGGAAGGCAGAGACGTCAGAGGGAAGGCGGAGGCGAGGAGAGGAAGGCAGAGACGTCAGGAGGATGGCGGAGGCGAGGAGAGGAAGGCAGAGACGTCAGGAGGATGGTGGAGGAGAAGAAGGCAGAGACGTCAGAGGGAAGGCGGAGGCGAGGAGAGGAAGGCAGAGACGTCAGGAGGATGGCGGAGGCGAGGAGAGGAAGGCAGAGACGTCAGGAGGATGGCGGAGGAGAGGAAGGCAGAGACGTCAGGAGGATGGCGGAGGAGAGGAAGGCAGAGACGTCAGAGGGAAGGTGGAAGAGGG gttaAATTGA